A section of the Chryseobacterium scophthalmum genome encodes:
- a CDS encoding DUF2062 domain-containing protein yields the protein MTLPEVQNAISEKKICVLIPTYNNEKTLKRVIDGVLEYTENIIVINDGSTDSTLQILEKYSITVINLSENKGKGNALKTGFRKAKEIGYDYAITIDSDGQHYPDDIPVFVENLLQENEDVLLIGNRNMSQDGIPKKSSFGNRFSNFWFWFETGIKLEDTQSGYRLYPLHKIPKKYFTPKFEFEIEIIVRTAWRHVPVKNVPIKVLYDPAERVSHFRPFKDFTRISILNTILVTITLLYIIPRNFVNNFKKKSFKKFIKEDVLESDGTNRIKAFSIALGVFIGLSPFWGFQTLLVISLSVLFKLNKVLAFVASNVSLPPFIPFIIAASLFLGAPFVSGDSNLLSQDLNFDLVKNNLLQYIIGSLILATTISTVSGIAAFLFLNKVNPENN from the coding sequence ATGACCCTTCCTGAAGTACAAAATGCAATTTCCGAAAAGAAAATCTGTGTTTTAATTCCTACTTATAATAACGAAAAAACTCTGAAAAGAGTGATTGACGGTGTTTTAGAGTACACCGAAAATATTATCGTTATCAATGACGGCTCTACCGATTCTACTTTACAGATTTTAGAAAAATATTCGATTACGGTTATTAATCTATCAGAAAACAAAGGAAAAGGAAATGCGCTAAAAACAGGTTTCAGAAAGGCAAAAGAAATAGGCTACGATTACGCCATAACCATCGATTCAGACGGGCAACATTATCCCGATGACATTCCTGTTTTTGTAGAAAATCTGTTGCAAGAAAACGAAGATGTCTTACTGATTGGAAACCGAAATATGTCGCAAGACGGGATTCCGAAAAAAAGCAGTTTTGGAAACCGTTTTTCTAATTTTTGGTTTTGGTTTGAGACCGGAATTAAGCTTGAGGACACCCAATCTGGTTATCGCCTTTATCCTTTACATAAAATTCCGAAAAAATATTTTACTCCAAAATTTGAATTTGAAATTGAAATTATTGTAAGAACAGCCTGGAGACACGTTCCTGTAAAAAATGTTCCGATAAAAGTTTTGTATGACCCTGCAGAAAGGGTTTCGCATTTCAGACCGTTCAAAGATTTTACAAGAATCAGTATTTTGAATACGATTTTAGTAACCATTACCTTACTTTACATTATTCCGAGAAATTTCGTGAATAATTTCAAAAAAAAAAGCTTTAAAAAATTCATCAAAGAAGACGTTCTGGAAAGCGACGGAACCAATCGTATTAAAGCTTTTTCTATCGCTCTTGGTGTTTTCATTGGGCTTTCTCCGTTTTGGGGATTTCAGACTTTGTTGGTGATTTCTTTATCAGTCCTTTTCAAATTAAATAAAGTATTGGCATTTGTAGCTTCCAATGTGAGTTTGCCGCCGTTTATTCCGTTTATTATTGCTGCGTCACTGTTTTTGGGAGCGCCTTTTGTTTCAGGAGATTCTAATCTTTTGAGTCAGGATTTAAATTTCGATTTGGTAAAAAATAATCTGCTTCAATACATTATCGGAAGTTTAATTCTAGCGACAACAATTTCTACCGTTTCGGGAATTGCTGCTTTTCTTTTTTTGAATAAAGTGAATCCTGAAAATAATTGA
- a CDS encoding 3-hydroxyacyl-ACP dehydratase, which yields MQTILTDFYTLNSSEKAENGSFVANISLNKDHDIFKGHFPGNPVTPGVCMMQIVKELTEEFTGKKLFLKSASNVKFMAIINPFETPDLVLQLDINEGEEEIKVKNTTSFGETIALKMSVNYKK from the coding sequence ATGCAGACCATTCTTACAGATTTTTATACTTTAAATTCCTCTGAAAAGGCAGAAAACGGAAGTTTTGTTGCGAATATTTCTCTGAATAAAGATCACGATATTTTTAAAGGGCATTTCCCAGGAAATCCTGTAACTCCAGGAGTTTGTATGATGCAGATTGTGAAAGAACTGACTGAAGAATTCACTGGTAAGAAATTGTTTCTAAAATCAGCTTCCAATGTGAAGTTTATGGCCATTATCAATCCTTTTGAAACACCTGATTTAGTGTTACAATTGGATATTAACGAAGGCGAAGAAGAAATTAAAGTAAAAAACACCACTTCTTTTGGCGAGACTATTGCATTAAAAATGTCAGTAAACTATAAAAAATAG
- a CDS encoding FG-GAP-like repeat-containing protein, protein MKKKLSFFVVLFSITWGNAQLACATAVNISLGTHTAPAITGTALPTACTLGTAGNAALWYKYTATQNSNITVSTALSGQNVDTRLIVFTGNCGSQTCVAANDDFLGYASQVTFGVTAGTTYYITFDNRWTSSGFNFSVTETVPAPNRLSFNQQSVNAPGIYNHCVVDMNGDYLDDIVSVVNNTQIVIAYQQPGGTFNEVSYTIPNTVVLPYWSIAAGDYDNNGFNDLIYGSSSGIAFVKANATGTGYTSERKPEFYLTQRTNFVDINKDGKLDAFVCDDNAPNRFYMNDGTNMNHNQGGMGDFPSGGNYGSIWIDYDNDGDMDLFIAKCSGGGSGPGGNIDELHRNNGDGTFTNVAVLANMANPVQTWSSAWGDFNNDGWMDAVVGMNSTANGYSKVMKNNGDGTFADVSVGSGYDTASGLSREYVAYDFDNDGFLDVLGAGNNIMFGDGNLKFTPNANPYNLNYNNRPVGDLNNDGFLDIQNGNTIMLNAGNTNKWLKVTLQGTQSNRNGIGARVEIYGAWGKQIRDVQSGVGFRNMNTLNTHFGIGQATTITKVVVKWPSGLVDIIDNVTPNTTLHVVEGTHLGTRDVENIQDLFTVYPNPAFDIINFKSNKNFAPIEAKIYELSGRMVLQTKVEKESISVKQLNAGNYLLVLTDKNGKTYSQKIIKK, encoded by the coding sequence ATGAAAAAAAAACTATCCTTTTTTGTTGTATTATTTAGTATAACATGGGGAAATGCACAATTAGCCTGTGCTACAGCAGTGAATATTTCACTGGGAACACATACTGCTCCTGCAATTACGGGTACAGCTCTCCCGACTGCTTGTACACTTGGAACTGCCGGAAACGCCGCATTATGGTACAAATATACAGCAACTCAAAATAGTAATATTACTGTTTCCACAGCTCTATCAGGGCAGAATGTAGATACAAGACTTATTGTTTTTACTGGAAATTGCGGAAGCCAAACCTGCGTTGCTGCAAATGATGATTTTTTGGGATATGCTTCTCAGGTAACTTTTGGAGTAACAGCTGGAACTACTTATTATATCACTTTTGATAATAGATGGACGAGTTCAGGATTTAATTTTTCAGTCACTGAAACAGTTCCTGCACCAAATAGGTTATCATTTAATCAACAATCTGTAAATGCTCCGGGAATTTATAATCATTGTGTGGTAGATATGAATGGCGATTATTTAGATGATATTGTTTCGGTAGTTAATAATACTCAGATAGTAATTGCATATCAACAACCTGGTGGTACTTTTAATGAAGTGTCTTATACCATTCCTAATACCGTAGTTTTGCCGTATTGGAGTATTGCTGCCGGAGATTACGATAATAATGGTTTTAATGATCTTATTTATGGCTCTAGCAGCGGAATTGCTTTTGTAAAAGCCAATGCAACAGGAACAGGTTATACATCAGAAAGAAAACCCGAATTTTATCTTACGCAACGTACAAATTTTGTTGATATCAATAAAGACGGAAAATTAGACGCTTTTGTCTGTGATGATAATGCTCCCAACAGATTCTATATGAATGACGGTACCAATATGAACCATAATCAAGGTGGAATGGGAGATTTTCCTTCGGGTGGAAATTATGGATCAATTTGGATTGACTATGATAATGATGGCGACATGGATTTATTTATCGCAAAATGCAGTGGCGGAGGTTCCGGACCAGGTGGAAATATTGACGAACTTCATCGGAATAACGGTGACGGAACTTTCACCAATGTAGCAGTATTAGCAAATATGGCAAACCCTGTTCAGACTTGGTCTTCAGCTTGGGGAGATTTTAATAATGATGGCTGGATGGATGCTGTAGTGGGAATGAATTCCACAGCAAACGGATACAGCAAGGTGATGAAGAATAATGGTGACGGAACTTTTGCAGATGTCTCAGTAGGGTCGGGTTATGATACTGCAAGTGGTTTAAGTAGAGAATATGTTGCCTACGATTTTGATAATGATGGGTTTTTGGATGTTTTAGGAGCAGGAAATAATATTATGTTTGGGGATGGAAATCTTAAATTTACTCCCAATGCAAATCCATATAATTTAAATTACAACAACAGACCAGTTGGCGATCTTAACAATGACGGTTTTCTTGATATTCAGAATGGAAATACCATCATGCTGAATGCCGGAAATACCAATAAATGGTTGAAAGTAACTTTACAAGGAACTCAGAGCAACAGAAACGGAATTGGTGCAAGAGTAGAAATATACGGCGCTTGGGGAAAACAGATTCGTGATGTACAAAGTGGAGTAGGATTCAGAAATATGAATACTTTAAATACGCATTTTGGGATTGGTCAGGCAACGACAATTACAAAAGTTGTGGTAAAATGGCCTTCCGGATTGGTAGATATCATCGATAATGTTACGCCAAATACAACCCTTCATGTTGTAGAAGGAACCCATTTAGGAACTAGAGATGTCGAGAATATTCAAGATTTGTTTACAGTATATCCAAATCCTGCTTTTGATATTATTAATTTTAAATCTAATAAAAACTTTGCTCCGATTGAAGCAAAAATCTATGAACTTAGTGGAAGAATGGTTTTACAGACCAAAGTTGAGAAAGAATCAATTTCTGTGAAACAATTAAATGCAGGAAATTATTTATTGGTTTTAACCGATAAAAATGGGAAAACATATTCTCAGAAAATAATTAAAAAGTAA
- a CDS encoding LolA family protein, with the protein MIKNIAFGAFLLVSSFFFAQNTAMSGAEAKAFVTKISSETKEIKTLQADFVQTKKMDFLDKSIITSGKMSLKSPNTLSWKYTKPYQYSIIFKENKIFINDQGKKSSVDAKSKTFEKINKLIVGSSNGKMFSDPEFAVAYFKNGTSNIAKFTPKSAQLLKYIKQIELHFPKNQTTVSQVNMTEASGDTTNIVFKNTKINAPIPASEFSL; encoded by the coding sequence ATGATTAAAAATATTGCTTTCGGAGCGTTTTTATTAGTTTCAAGCTTCTTTTTTGCACAAAATACAGCAATGTCCGGAGCGGAAGCAAAAGCGTTTGTAACTAAAATTTCATCGGAAACAAAAGAAATAAAAACGTTACAAGCCGATTTTGTTCAAACCAAAAAAATGGATTTTTTGGATAAAAGCATAATAACGTCTGGTAAAATGTCTTTAAAATCGCCAAATACGCTGAGCTGGAAATACACAAAACCTTATCAATACAGCATTATTTTTAAGGAAAATAAAATTTTCATCAACGATCAGGGGAAAAAATCTTCGGTAGATGCAAAAAGCAAAACTTTTGAAAAGATCAATAAACTGATTGTCGGAAGTTCAAACGGAAAAATGTTCAGTGACCCTGAATTTGCAGTTGCTTACTTTAAAAACGGAACTTCGAACATCGCAAAGTTCACTCCGAAATCTGCTCAATTATTGAAATATATCAAACAAATTGAGCTTCATTTTCCTAAAAATCAAACGACAGTTTCGCAGGTCAATATGACAGAAGCTTCGGGAGATACAACGAATATTGTTTTCAAAAACACAAAAATCAATGCGCCGATCCCTGCTTCAGAGTTTTCTTTATAG